One Littorina saxatilis isolate snail1 linkage group LG10, US_GU_Lsax_2.0, whole genome shotgun sequence DNA window includes the following coding sequences:
- the LOC138979044 gene encoding uncharacterized protein: MLKDAISIPGLTLKYLFKTISTDVCFPLINEKHKALHELLREQMVGGPSLIFSRHLEVGETKVRNDKPVMTVEGFDANGLYCWALKQAMPTDYPIIRSKDNGFQPQSLDPYGVQEREWVEYMAYSLQKHVQHKYNVQQHVLGDRCLPVDGWIAETNTALQYHGCFWHGHSACAKTKGKTHNTVNGKSFQELREKTAENTRYLREEVGVHVIEQWECEWEKRKTEDWEVQDFISNRYKRVDPLTDYPIAKEDIEEAVQKGSLFGLIQCNIEVPDHLQEHFQELQPIFKNTNVSRDDIGDFMRKYCETNNLLRQPRRTLVASYYGERILLATPLLKWYLEHGLVITDVQLVVEYRPMTCFQQFVDTVAAARREGDSDPSKTIVADTFKLLGNSARYLQYCNVCRYGKTLTNLAKHTDVVYTDDETTIKKLINSNRFRKLTHLTDDLVEVESTKATVRWNLPNVIGFFVYQYAKLRMLDFHYEVIDKFMDRSDYQLAEMDTDSLYMALSTPTLEDAVRPDMREEFYRKYHMWFPASACDTHREDFVRTKLNNQQWLPHPCCEARRKFDKRTPGLFKLEYKGDSIVALCSKTYICSSKDGPDKVSCKGLMKNINPLDKQQYLNVLKTQTPDGGENRGFRSDGKRVYTYTQKRQSLSFLYIKRRVCDDGVTTLPFLK, from the exons ATGTTGAAGGACGCCATCAGCATTCCCGGTCTCACGCTCAAATATCTGTTCAAGACAATTTCAACGGACGTCTGTTTTCCACTCATTAATGAGAAACACAAAGCGCTTCACGAACTGTTAAGAGAACAGATGGTGGGTGGTCCGTCCCTTATTTTTTCACGTCATTTGGAAGTTGGGGAAACGAAGGTGAGAAATGACAAACCTGTAATGACAGTAGAAGGATTTGACGCGAACGGTCTTTATTGTTGGGCACTAAAACAAGCCATGCCGACGGACTACCCGATCATTCGGAGCAAAGACAACGGCTTCCAACCCCAAAGTCTCGATCCATACGGCGTTCAAGAACGAGAATGGGTCGAGTACATGGCCTATTCGCTTCAGAAACATGTCCAACACAAGTACAACGTCCAGCAGCATGTACTCGGAGATAGATGTCTCCCAGTTGATGGGTGGATAGCTGAGACTAACACTGCTCTTCAGTATCATGGATGCTTCTGGCACGGACACTCAGCATGCGCCAAGACAAAAGGGAAGACACACAACACTGTGAACGGAAAAAGTTTTCAAGAACTTCGTGagaaaacggcggaaaacactCGTTACCTGCGAGAGGAAGTGGGGGTCCACGTCATTGAACAATGGGAGTGTGAGTGGGAGAAGCGAAAGACTGAAGACTGGGAAGTGCAGGATTTTATCAGCAATCGCTACAAACGAGTGGACCCGCTCACAGACTACCCCATTGCGAAAGAGGACATCGAAGAGGCTGTGCAAAAAGGTAGTCTGTTTGGTCTCATTCAATGTAACATTGAGGTCCCAGACCACCTACAGGAGCATTTTCAAGAGCTACAGCCGATATTCAAAAACACTAACGTGTCCAGAGATGACATTGGTGATTTCATGCGCAAGTATTGCGAGACCAacaatctcctccgccaacccAGACGTACTTTGGTTGCAAGCTATTACGGAGAGAGGATCTTACTTGCCACACCTTTGTTGAAGTGGTATTTGGAACACGGACTTGTCATTACCGACGTGCAACTCGTCGTAGAGTATCGACCGATGACGTGCTTCCAGCAGTTTGTGGACACTGTGGCGGCTGCACGACGTGAAGGAGACAGTGACCCCAGCAAAACCATCGTGGCAGACACCTTCAAACTTCTCGGCAATAGCGC aagatatttacaATATTGTAATGTGTGCAGGTATGGAAAAACGCTGACGAATCTGGCGAAACACACGGATGTGGTCTACACAGATGACGAGACCACCATTAAGAAACTTATCAACAGCAACCGCTTTCGGAAACTAACTCACCTCACTGATGACCTAGTGGAAGTCGAGAGTACCAAGGCTACAGTCCGCTGGAACCTACCCAATGTCATTGGATTTTTCGTCTATCAG TACGCCAAGCTGAGGATGTTGGATTTCCACTACGAGGTCATCGATAAGTTCATGGACCGGAGCGATTATCAACTAGCCGAAATGGACACAGACTCCTTGTACATGGCCCTTTCGACACCAACACTGGAAGATGCCGTGAGACCCGACATGCGCGAGGAGTTCTACAGGAAGTACCACATGTGGTTTCCAGCCTCTGCCTGTGATACGCATAGGGAGGACTTTGTTCGCACGAAACTCAACAATCAGCAGTGGCTACCCCATCCTTGTTGTGAGGCAAGACGCAAGTTTGATAAAAGGACACCGGGTCTTTTCAAACTGGAGTACAAAGGAGACAGCATCGTTGCTCTTTGTTCCAAAACGTACATATGCTCGTCAAAGGATGGACCTGACAAAGTCAGCTGCAAAGGTCTAATGAAGAACATCAACCCGCTTGATAAACAACAATATCTTAACGTTCTCAAGACACAAACGCCTGATGGCGGTGAAAATCGTGGGTTCCGATCAGATGGGAAACGTGTGTACACTTacactcaaaagcgacagtccCTGTCCTTTTTGTACATCAAACGACGAGTCTGTGATGACGGTGTGACCACTCTCCCTTTTCTAAAATGA